From one Cupriavidus basilensis genomic stretch:
- a CDS encoding VirB3 family type IV secretion system protein yields the protein MREHHVSIGLSRPRQIGGAVRGLAIANGTVVALLVYVTFRSGWKIPVAVVLMGMAFHALLRWLTTRDPWWNQILNVYNHYGDLYESTPWHGKLHTLFRRPYGFDSDLPC from the coding sequence ATGCGCGAACACCACGTCAGCATTGGGCTATCCCGCCCTCGCCAAATCGGCGGGGCCGTGCGCGGACTGGCCATCGCCAACGGCACGGTGGTCGCTCTGCTGGTGTACGTGACGTTCCGCAGCGGCTGGAAGATCCCCGTCGCGGTGGTGCTGATGGGCATGGCGTTTCATGCGCTCTTGCGCTGGCTCACGACCCGGGATCCATGGTGGAACCAAATTCTGAACGTCTATAACCATTACGGCGATCTGTACGAGTCCACCCCGTGGCACGGCAAGCTGCATACCCTCTTTCGCCGTCCCTACGGCTTTGACAGCGACCTGCCATGCTGA
- a CDS encoding VirB4 family type IV secretion system protein: MLKLKRRPLYELVPWLTSITPELVLNKDGSLLASYAFQGVDADSPDSNDITSARNQLDQACRTFDNRITAWWKISHRRARDYVEGEFASQADERLDALNRAHMTTGKYFHNAHSLALAYTPESGIAKFFDKAGFHMTVGGKSIYAAIFEATKDTLFARSAFAFDLEKISTDARRFESMLDAFTGGVPRLRTRRLVMQESYAALHQAANPSVPPRRIRYPVTLLDTHLTESEVTVGAERLLFESAHGKRYAAIVAVKEWMSFQEAALDSLMQLDAELDVCIMYRFLDTARAAAYIEKVRRFYKMAALNIRSILKQYFAKEEAENDEGREELAKEAGKALQRLTAKNTQHGFANISIIVYGDSEAAVEDSVSEVVGALTNAGFGAIREKANLMAAWNSTLPGRWDKQRRLQFVETPAVSDLAPVRSVMPGPSRNDWLSDKAGKEVPPLTCLPTRHRTAQRVDLHQPGGNAHLIVIGPIGAGKSVFLNFLVSQAGRHEARRIRFDKDRSTRITALLSGGKFIDITGKFEAATRVNPLSLLADPMNFTYVSEWVTLAIEDDSFTLSPQQRQDIFEAVKILAGYGRESWTLGRLATLLHDSLRERLQIWLQGGQYGHFFDHAEDAFEISDNLSIEMGDLFLNYPRAGALFMDYAFYRISQSLGTRYTIIEVEELGFFFTNKRFYERFEMWIVTIRKLNAALWGATQSLKQLARVADFEILKENVGNFIYLPNSQANTSKDLYKEKFGLTDDQIQMVNDAVPNRDYLWITRSQTRMLQSPFSDEMVAMLRSDGVAQSILDRHYASGAPDWQQSYVREMLARSV; this comes from the coding sequence ATGCTGAAGTTAAAGCGCCGTCCCCTCTATGAGTTGGTGCCGTGGCTGACATCGATTACGCCGGAACTCGTCCTCAACAAGGATGGGTCGCTACTCGCTTCCTACGCGTTTCAGGGTGTGGACGCCGACAGCCCCGACAGCAATGACATCACGTCTGCGCGCAATCAGCTGGACCAGGCATGCCGTACGTTCGACAACCGGATTACCGCGTGGTGGAAGATCAGCCATCGGCGCGCTCGCGACTACGTTGAAGGAGAGTTCGCCTCGCAGGCCGACGAGCGTCTGGACGCCCTTAACCGGGCGCACATGACGACCGGCAAGTACTTCCACAATGCCCACTCGCTGGCACTCGCTTACACGCCGGAGAGCGGCATCGCGAAGTTCTTCGACAAGGCCGGTTTCCACATGACGGTCGGTGGCAAGTCCATCTACGCGGCGATCTTCGAGGCGACGAAGGACACGCTCTTCGCGCGCAGCGCCTTTGCCTTTGATCTGGAGAAGATCTCGACCGATGCGCGTCGCTTCGAGTCGATGCTCGACGCCTTCACCGGCGGCGTGCCGCGTCTGCGCACGCGCCGCCTTGTCATGCAGGAAAGCTACGCCGCCCTGCACCAGGCTGCCAATCCGAGCGTTCCGCCGAGGCGCATTCGCTACCCGGTGACGCTGCTCGACACCCACCTGACCGAATCCGAAGTGACCGTCGGCGCCGAGCGCCTGTTGTTCGAGTCCGCCCATGGCAAGCGGTACGCGGCAATCGTCGCCGTTAAGGAATGGATGAGCTTTCAGGAAGCGGCACTGGACAGCCTGATGCAGCTCGACGCCGAGCTCGATGTCTGCATCATGTATCGATTCCTCGACACGGCTCGCGCTGCGGCCTACATCGAAAAGGTGAGGCGCTTCTACAAGATGGCAGCGCTCAACATCCGCTCCATCCTGAAGCAGTACTTCGCCAAGGAAGAGGCCGAGAACGACGAGGGCCGCGAGGAACTGGCCAAGGAAGCTGGCAAAGCGCTCCAGCGGCTAACGGCCAAGAACACGCAGCACGGCTTTGCCAACATCTCCATCATCGTCTACGGTGATTCCGAGGCGGCCGTCGAGGACTCGGTCAGCGAGGTGGTTGGGGCGCTCACCAACGCTGGCTTCGGGGCAATCCGCGAGAAAGCCAATCTGATGGCCGCCTGGAACTCTACCCTGCCCGGCCGCTGGGACAAGCAGCGCCGACTGCAGTTCGTCGAGACGCCCGCGGTTTCCGACCTCGCCCCGGTCCGATCGGTCATGCCCGGCCCCTCGCGCAACGACTGGCTCTCGGACAAGGCAGGCAAGGAAGTGCCACCGCTGACCTGCCTGCCCACCCGCCATCGCACCGCGCAGCGTGTCGACCTGCACCAGCCCGGTGGAAATGCCCACCTGATCGTCATTGGCCCAATCGGTGCGGGTAAGTCCGTGTTCCTGAACTTCCTGGTTTCCCAGGCTGGCAGGCACGAAGCTCGCCGCATCCGATTCGACAAGGACAGATCCACTCGCATCACGGCGCTCCTGAGTGGCGGGAAGTTCATCGACATCACCGGCAAGTTCGAAGCGGCGACTCGGGTCAATCCGCTGTCGTTGTTGGCCGATCCTATGAACTTCACCTACGTCTCCGAGTGGGTGACGCTGGCCATTGAGGACGACTCCTTCACGCTTTCACCCCAGCAACGCCAGGATATCTTCGAGGCAGTGAAAATCCTTGCCGGATATGGGCGAGAGAGCTGGACCCTGGGCCGGCTCGCAACGCTGCTGCACGACAGCTTGCGGGAACGTCTGCAAATCTGGCTGCAAGGCGGACAGTACGGGCATTTCTTCGACCATGCCGAAGACGCGTTCGAGATCAGCGACAACCTGTCCATCGAGATGGGGGATCTGTTCCTGAACTATCCGCGGGCGGGCGCGCTGTTCATGGACTATGCGTTTTATCGCATCAGCCAGAGCCTCGGCACGCGATACACGATCATCGAGGTGGAAGAGCTGGGCTTCTTCTTCACCAACAAACGGTTCTACGAGCGGTTCGAAATGTGGATCGTGACCATCCGCAAGCTCAATGCGGCGCTCTGGGGTGCGACGCAATCGCTCAAACAACTGGCCCGGGTTGCCGACTTCGAGATCCTGAAAGAGAACGTCGGCAACTTCATCTACCTACCGAACAGCCAGGCGAACACCAGCAAGGACCTTTACAAGGAGAAGTTCGGCCTGACCGATGACCAGATCCAGATGGTCAACGATGCAGTACCGAATCGCGACTATCTGTGGATCACGCGCTCCCAGACCCGGATGCTGCAAAGCCCGTTCTCCGACGAGATGGTGGCGATGTTGCGCTCGGATGGTGTCGCGCAATCGATTCTTGATCGTCATTACGCGTCGGGTGCACCCGACTGGCAGCAAAGCTACGTGCGCGAAATGCTCGCGCGATCCGTCTAA